The following are encoded in a window of Thermus thermamylovorans genomic DNA:
- a CDS encoding arsenate reductase ArsC codes for MRLLVLCTHNSARSQMAEAWLRHFARELGVDLEVHSAGTEKAFVKEEAKRAMAEVGLSLEGHRSKTLLEVPDPWNFGLVLTVCDAAKEACPAYPARTAKRHVAFPDPTGKPLEEWRAVRDALGRMCLLLVRSLKEGQLPSDEALAQAAWGI; via the coding sequence ATGCGCCTCCTCGTCCTCTGCACCCACAACTCCGCCCGCAGCCAGATGGCGGAGGCCTGGCTCAGGCACTTCGCCCGGGAGCTTGGGGTGGACCTCGAGGTCCACTCCGCGGGCACGGAGAAGGCCTTTGTGAAGGAGGAGGCCAAGCGGGCCATGGCCGAGGTGGGGCTTTCCCTGGAGGGGCACCGCTCCAAGACCCTCCTCGAGGTCCCCGACCCCTGGAACTTCGGCCTGGTCCTCACGGTGTGCGACGCCGCCAAGGAAGCCTGCCCCGCCTATCCTGCCCGGACGGCGAAGCGCCACGTGGCCTTCCCCGACCCCACGGGAAAACCCCTGGAGGAGTGGCGGGCGGTGCGGGACGCCCTGGGGCGGATGTGCCTCCTCCTGGTGCGAAGCCTCAAGGAGGGTCAGCTGCCCTCGGACGAGGCCCTGGCCCAGGCCGCCTGGGGGATTTGA
- a CDS encoding M3 family oligoendopeptidase yields the protein METTWDLTPLFPGLESPEFRAAWESLRGRIGDLRSLLEQEAPLPQVLSALDALWEEATPLWAYLYARFSANTADEAALAKLSELEVLFLDFQRLKPRLTRYLARQDPEEAGPYRLLVEEAKEEALHMMPEGEEVLAAELSLSGRRAWDKLHENLTSQITASVDGEEMPISKVRNLYFHPEEGVRKRAYEAELLAWERHEVPLAYALNGVKGEASVLNRRRGYRDDLEPSLHRNRITKRALLALQEAVRESLPLFRRYFHLKAKALGKERLDWWDLFAPIGQGRRWGLEEARDFIRGKLATLVPNAAQVAEKAFGERWMDLLPRKGKVGGAYCMPRGGGKSLILANYEESFESVSTLAHELGHAYHNFALREVPASLREVPMTLAETASIMNETLVVEAALQEASPEEGLQILDGYLQGAAQVVVDIHSRFLFESWVFQRRKGRELSPREFQELMLKAQEEAYGEALASRHPYMWAVKGHYYGADFYNYPYTFGLLFGLAVYGEAKEDPAFARRYEELLAASGMHPARALAARFGFDLESLDFWRKGLKVLAEKVEELERRLA from the coding sequence ATGGAGACCACCTGGGACCTCACCCCCCTCTTCCCCGGCCTGGAAAGCCCCGAGTTTCGCGCCGCCTGGGAGAGCCTCCGGGGGCGCATCGGCGACCTGAGGAGCCTGCTGGAGCAAGAGGCGCCCCTCCCCCAGGTCCTCTCCGCCCTGGACGCCCTTTGGGAGGAGGCCACCCCCCTTTGGGCCTACCTCTACGCCCGCTTCAGCGCCAACACCGCCGACGAGGCCGCCCTGGCCAAGCTCTCCGAGCTGGAGGTGCTCTTCCTGGACTTCCAGCGCCTAAAGCCCCGCCTCACCCGCTACCTGGCCCGGCAGGACCCGGAGGAGGCCGGCCCCTACCGCCTCCTGGTGGAGGAAGCCAAGGAGGAAGCGCTCCACATGATGCCCGAGGGGGAGGAGGTCCTGGCGGCGGAGCTCTCCCTCTCCGGGCGCCGGGCCTGGGACAAGCTCCACGAGAACCTCACCAGCCAGATCACCGCCTCCGTGGACGGGGAGGAGATGCCCATCAGCAAGGTGCGCAACCTCTACTTCCACCCCGAGGAGGGGGTGCGCAAGCGGGCCTACGAGGCGGAGCTCCTGGCCTGGGAGCGGCACGAGGTGCCCCTGGCCTACGCCCTGAACGGGGTGAAGGGGGAGGCCTCGGTCCTGAACCGCAGGCGGGGCTACCGGGACGACCTGGAACCCAGCCTCCACCGGAACCGCATCACCAAGAGGGCCCTCCTCGCCCTGCAGGAGGCGGTGCGGGAAAGCCTTCCCCTCTTCCGCCGCTATTTCCACCTGAAGGCCAAGGCCCTGGGCAAGGAACGCCTGGACTGGTGGGACCTCTTCGCCCCCATCGGCCAGGGGCGGCGGTGGGGCTTGGAGGAGGCCCGGGATTTCATCCGAGGCAAACTCGCCACCCTGGTCCCCAACGCCGCCCAGGTGGCGGAGAAGGCCTTTGGGGAGCGCTGGATGGACCTCCTCCCCAGGAAGGGCAAGGTGGGCGGGGCCTACTGCATGCCCCGGGGCGGGGGCAAGAGCCTGATCCTCGCCAACTACGAGGAGAGCTTCGAGTCGGTCTCCACCCTGGCCCACGAGCTGGGCCACGCCTACCACAACTTCGCCCTGCGGGAGGTCCCCGCCTCCTTGCGGGAGGTGCCCATGACCCTGGCGGAGACCGCCAGCATCATGAACGAGACCCTGGTGGTGGAGGCGGCCCTCCAGGAGGCCTCCCCCGAGGAGGGCCTCCAGATCCTGGACGGCTACCTGCAAGGGGCGGCCCAGGTGGTGGTGGACATCCATAGCCGCTTCCTCTTCGAGTCCTGGGTGTTCCAGCGGCGCAAGGGGCGGGAGCTCTCCCCCAGGGAGTTCCAGGAGCTGATGCTCAAGGCCCAGGAGGAGGCCTACGGGGAGGCCCTCGCCAGCCGCCACCCCTACATGTGGGCGGTGAAGGGGCACTACTACGGGGCGGACTTCTACAACTACCCCTACACCTTCGGCCTCCTCTTCGGCCTGGCGGTTTACGGGGAGGCCAAGGAGGACCCCGCCTTCGCCCGGCGCTACGAGGAGCTTCTGGCCGCTAGCGGCATGCACCCCGCCAGGGCGCTCGCCGCCCGCTTCGGCTTCGACCTGGAAAGCTTGGACTTCTGGCGGAAAGGGCTCAAGGTGCTGGCGGAAAAGGTGGAGGAGCTGGAAAGGCGCCTGGCCTGA
- a CDS encoding ABC transporter permease, translated as MSLDTAFWVALFLSTLRQTTPLLLAALGGMYSERSGVVNIALEGIILFGALAAAVTVERVEAALGPGSYPWLPWVGVLSAMATGGLVALVHAVVSIRYRADQIVSGVAINLLALGAPSLVLTYFYANATNSREVANRLPLWGPEGFALSPLVYLAFLLVPVSWWVLFKTPFGLRLRAVGEHPEAADTLGVRVHRMRYVGVVLSGILAGLAGAYLSIGFLNQFVRGMSAGLGFIALAAMIFGKWHPLGILFATLLFGFASALAIQLQGTDILPAVLVQAFPYAVTILVLAGFMGRSRPPASVGKPYEK; from the coding sequence ATGAGCCTGGACACCGCCTTCTGGGTGGCCCTCTTCCTCTCCACCCTGCGCCAGACCACCCCCCTCCTCCTCGCCGCCCTGGGGGGGATGTACTCCGAGCGGAGCGGGGTGGTGAACATCGCCCTGGAGGGGATCATCCTCTTCGGGGCCCTGGCGGCGGCGGTGACGGTGGAGAGGGTGGAGGCGGCCCTGGGCCCGGGGTCTTACCCCTGGCTGCCCTGGGTGGGGGTCCTGAGCGCCATGGCCACGGGGGGCCTGGTGGCCCTGGTGCACGCGGTGGTCTCCATCCGCTACCGGGCGGACCAGATCGTGAGCGGGGTGGCCATCAACCTCCTGGCCCTCGGCGCCCCCAGCCTGGTCCTCACCTACTTCTACGCCAACGCCACCAACTCCCGGGAGGTGGCCAACCGCCTCCCCCTCTGGGGCCCGGAGGGCTTCGCCCTCTCCCCCCTGGTCTACCTGGCCTTCCTCCTGGTCCCCGTGAGCTGGTGGGTCCTCTTCAAGACCCCCTTCGGCCTGCGCCTGCGGGCCGTGGGGGAACACCCCGAGGCCGCGGACACCCTGGGGGTGAGGGTGCACCGGATGCGCTACGTGGGGGTGGTCCTCTCCGGGATCCTGGCGGGGCTGGCGGGAGCCTACCTCTCCATCGGCTTCCTCAACCAGTTCGTGCGGGGGATGTCGGCAGGGCTCGGCTTCATCGCCCTGGCGGCCATGATCTTCGGCAAGTGGCACCCCCTGGGGATCCTTTTCGCCACCCTGCTCTTCGGCTTCGCCAGCGCCCTGGCCATCCAGCTCCAGGGGACGGACATCCTGCCCGCCGTCCTGGTGCAGGCCTTCCCCTACGCGGTCACCATCCTGGTGCTGGCGGGGTTCATGGGCAGAAGCCGCCCCCCGGCCTCGGTGGGCAAGCCCTACGAGAAGTAG
- a CDS encoding ABC transporter permease, with translation MRTDRKRLGLLVLLGGGVVLLLWYLAPWAVPHRLFGGEGVLLNPFGHHLPRSGLPRGYGEAWLYPLFYLSLLWLLLALAYPWTRLPLRGLYLLGGLGVGLFLLAYFLFQGSVAQANALGAGLRRHSLGLASYATLAYSLYLLFLARLFSPGGLAFLVRRRNVVVPLFSLLLAILLGGVIVGLLRPVPGRAADLRDAIMLKLDLITYTYQLLFSPLVTPSGFLQSLLLATPLIFTGLAVALGFRGGLFNIGAPGQLIMGAIAAMLVGVYLEAPRWLALPLAILAAAVAGGLWGALPGWLKARFGAHEVINTIMLNYIAASLLLFLISANEYRFFGRTLYLPFKFPGYEARSYEIRPEARIPHWTDLVAPGGELSFALPLALLLGLLGYFLARRSLGHRVLFGLLGGTVGYLVGGLLPGPEVRFDGALTSVRLNGAFLLALLALLFFHFYVFRSVGGYELRAMGLSPKAAEYGGVVWGRKVVLTMFLAGALAGLAATHYVLGGGIDEYRLKQALPYQVGFDGIAVALMGQNTPIGVGLAAWLFGILLTGGLQVNLQLGISRELVAVLQAMIVLFIAAGGFLPRYFTDPLRAAEVELKDEARAQGDGPRKEEVRG, from the coding sequence GTGCGAACGGACCGCAAGCGCCTGGGCCTCCTGGTCCTCCTGGGGGGCGGGGTGGTCCTCCTCCTCTGGTACCTGGCCCCCTGGGCCGTCCCCCATCGCCTCTTCGGGGGGGAGGGGGTCCTCCTCAACCCCTTCGGCCACCACCTGCCCCGCTCCGGCCTGCCCCGGGGGTACGGGGAGGCCTGGCTCTACCCCCTCTTCTACCTCTCCCTCCTGTGGCTCCTCCTGGCCCTGGCCTACCCCTGGACCCGGCTTCCCCTGCGCGGGCTCTACCTCCTGGGGGGCCTGGGGGTGGGCCTTTTCCTCCTGGCCTACTTCCTCTTCCAGGGGAGCGTGGCCCAGGCCAACGCCCTGGGGGCGGGCCTGAGGAGGCACAGCCTGGGGCTCGCCAGCTACGCCACCTTGGCCTACAGCCTCTACCTCCTCTTCCTGGCCCGCCTCTTCTCCCCCGGGGGCCTGGCCTTCCTGGTCCGGAGGCGGAACGTGGTGGTGCCCCTCTTCTCCCTCCTCCTGGCCATCCTCCTCGGGGGGGTGATCGTGGGCCTCCTCCGGCCGGTCCCGGGTCGGGCCGCGGACCTCCGGGACGCCATCATGCTCAAGCTGGACCTCATCACCTACACCTACCAGCTCCTCTTCAGCCCCCTGGTGACCCCCTCGGGCTTCCTGCAGAGCCTCCTCCTCGCCACCCCCCTGATCTTCACCGGCCTGGCGGTGGCCCTGGGCTTCCGCGGGGGGCTCTTCAACATCGGGGCCCCCGGGCAGCTCATCATGGGGGCCATCGCCGCCATGCTGGTGGGGGTCTACCTGGAAGCCCCCCGCTGGCTGGCCCTGCCCCTGGCCATCCTGGCGGCGGCGGTGGCCGGGGGGCTTTGGGGGGCCCTGCCGGGCTGGCTCAAGGCCCGCTTCGGGGCCCACGAGGTCATCAACACCATCATGCTGAACTACATCGCCGCCAGCCTCCTCCTCTTCCTCATCTCCGCCAACGAGTACCGCTTCTTCGGCCGCACCCTCTACCTGCCCTTCAAGTTCCCCGGCTACGAGGCCCGGAGCTACGAAATCCGCCCCGAGGCCCGCATCCCCCACTGGACGGACCTGGTGGCCCCCGGGGGGGAGCTCTCCTTCGCCCTGCCCCTGGCCCTCCTCCTGGGGCTTCTGGGCTACTTCCTGGCCCGGAGGAGCCTGGGCCACCGGGTGCTCTTCGGCCTCCTCGGGGGAACGGTGGGCTACCTGGTGGGGGGGCTTCTGCCGGGGCCCGAGGTGCGCTTCGACGGGGCCCTCACCTCCGTGCGCCTGAACGGGGCCTTCCTCCTCGCCCTCCTCGCCCTCCTCTTCTTCCACTTCTACGTGTTCCGCAGCGTGGGGGGGTACGAGCTTAGGGCCATGGGCCTCTCCCCCAAGGCGGCGGAGTACGGGGGGGTGGTCTGGGGGCGGAAGGTGGTCCTCACCATGTTCCTGGCGGGGGCCCTGGCGGGCCTGGCCGCCACCCACTACGTGCTGGGCGGGGGCATCGACGAGTACCGCCTGAAGCAGGCCCTCCCCTACCAGGTGGGCTTCGACGGCATCGCCGTGGCCCTCATGGGGCAGAACACGCCCATAGGGGTGGGCCTCGCCGCCTGGCTCTTTGGCATCCTCCTCACGGGGGGCCTGCAGGTGAACCTGCAGCTGGGGATCAGCCGGGAGCTGGTGGCCGTCCTGCAGGCCATGATCGTCCTCTTCATCGCCGCCGGGGGCTTCCTGCCCCGCTACTTCACCGACCCCCTCAGGGCGGCGGAGGTGGAGCTCAAGGACGAGGCACGGGCGCAAGGGGACGGGCCCAGGAAAGAGGAGGTCAGGGGATGA
- a CDS encoding dockerin type I domain-containing protein encodes MQRLSIAILALGLAFLPACNTQTQRPVEDIPLEGDTLTVQGFGVRGLLLEVAYDPEALQYLGAEGPLVRETHFASGKLRLVGVGYEKLSGEVLRLRFRVLKPGSRPRWEVQERIAEELRLSWGKASNPTPQGQLSPLSLSPIPSITQQEASPDLAANPLGDLNGNGSVSLTDAVLLTDLLMGTASPTPYRRYHGDLDSNGYADEKDLVRLLRKIVNPNLGAGLEVAPLSLSLNPGESAYLLVGNSGNEALPPLNFQPAPGLTLAEVTPSGYAGRVFQVSATQSVSQGAVLFTAGNAGSRAVAVNSTEPDFLLALEGSPTAPVGGQARVYLTLTPLNGFSGPVSLSLESPPPGIALSPSSLLLGGNAVVAPIALILDPSLLPGDHALTLRAQGGNRIWEASFTLKATDFRLSGDNTLTTVWGSTRSLGVTVVPQNGFNTPLDLALRRQDGTPPPPGVSLGTQSLPPEGGSVSLQVANPTPGDYPLRLEATPQGGGATRTLDFTLSVGYAPEWRVELSWTAAADLDLHLLYPGTPATQHVYWHNPGVCPPAGEACLEGDTPQGPGQETLRFTHAEGSYRVYVHWYFGGGSWNTSGAQVRVYNAGYLVQAFPTPNASSGYDTWWHVLTVDGTGVQPGAGVDATAPQSLSLSPLSLRKKGR; translated from the coding sequence ATGCAGAGGTTATCCATTGCGATTCTGGCCTTAGGGCTGGCCTTCTTGCCCGCGTGCAACACCCAGACCCAACGCCCCGTGGAGGACATCCCTTTGGAGGGCGACACCCTGACGGTCCAGGGGTTTGGCGTCCGCGGCCTGTTGCTTGAAGTGGCTTACGATCCCGAAGCGCTCCAATACCTGGGCGCCGAAGGACCTCTGGTACGCGAAACGCATTTCGCCTCGGGAAAGCTCCGCCTGGTGGGTGTTGGCTACGAAAAGCTCTCAGGAGAGGTTCTCCGTCTCCGCTTTAGGGTGCTCAAACCCGGATCCCGGCCGCGGTGGGAAGTCCAGGAGCGCATCGCCGAGGAATTGCGCCTTTCCTGGGGGAAGGCTTCCAACCCCACCCCTCAGGGGCAGCTTTCCCCCCTAAGCCTCTCTCCCATCCCCAGCATCACCCAGCAGGAAGCCAGCCCCGACCTGGCGGCAAACCCCCTGGGAGACCTCAACGGAAACGGTTCGGTCAGCCTCACCGACGCCGTCCTCCTCACCGACCTTCTGATGGGAACAGCGTCCCCCACCCCCTACCGGCGCTACCACGGGGACCTGGACTCCAATGGGTATGCGGACGAAAAAGATTTGGTCCGGCTGTTGCGCAAGATCGTGAACCCCAATTTGGGAGCGGGCCTCGAGGTGGCTCCCCTGAGCCTGAGCCTCAACCCGGGGGAAAGCGCCTACCTGCTGGTGGGCAACTCGGGCAACGAGGCCTTACCCCCCTTGAACTTCCAACCCGCCCCCGGGCTGACCCTCGCCGAGGTTACCCCCTCGGGTTACGCGGGCCGGGTCTTCCAGGTTTCGGCCACGCAAAGCGTGAGCCAGGGGGCAGTCCTCTTCACCGCGGGGAACGCGGGCAGCCGGGCGGTGGCGGTGAACAGCACCGAGCCAGACTTCCTGCTCGCCCTGGAGGGTAGCCCCACCGCCCCCGTGGGCGGCCAAGCCCGGGTCTACCTCACCCTAACCCCCTTGAACGGCTTCAGCGGGCCGGTCAGCCTGAGCCTAGAAAGCCCGCCTCCGGGCATCGCCCTAAGCCCCTCGAGCCTCCTGCTAGGCGGCAACGCGGTGGTCGCCCCCATCGCCCTGATCTTGGACCCGAGCCTCCTCCCGGGGGACCACGCCCTCACCTTGCGGGCGCAGGGAGGAAACCGGATCTGGGAAGCGTCCTTCACCCTCAAGGCCACGGATTTCAGGCTTTCCGGGGACAACACCCTTACCACCGTGTGGGGCAGTACGCGAAGCCTAGGGGTAACCGTGGTGCCGCAAAACGGCTTCAACACCCCCCTGGACCTGGCGCTCCGGCGGCAGGACGGCACCCCTCCGCCCCCCGGGGTGAGCCTGGGCACCCAGAGCCTCCCCCCAGAGGGCGGGAGCGTAAGCCTCCAGGTGGCGAACCCCACCCCGGGGGACTACCCCCTGCGCCTCGAGGCCACCCCCCAAGGGGGCGGGGCCACCCGTACCCTGGACTTCACCCTCAGCGTGGGCTACGCCCCCGAATGGCGGGTGGAGCTCTCCTGGACCGCTGCCGCCGACTTAGACCTCCACCTCCTCTACCCCGGCACGCCCGCCACCCAACACGTCTACTGGCACAACCCCGGGGTCTGCCCTCCGGCTGGCGAGGCCTGCCTGGAAGGCGATACCCCCCAGGGCCCAGGCCAGGAAACCCTTCGCTTCACCCATGCAGAAGGCAGCTACCGGGTCTACGTCCACTGGTACTTCGGCGGGGGAAGTTGGAACACCTCAGGGGCCCAGGTCCGGGTCTACAACGCCGGTTACCTGGTGCAAGCCTTCCCGACTCCGAACGCCAGCAGTGGCTACGACACCTGGTGGCACGTCCTCACCGTGGACGGAACCGGGGTTCAGCCGGGAGCGGGCGTGGACGCCACAGCGCCCCAGAGCCTGAGCCTGAGCCCCTTAAGCCTCCGGAAAAAAGGGAGGTGA
- the ubiE gene encoding bifunctional demethylmenaquinone methyltransferase/2-methoxy-6-polyprenyl-1,4-benzoquinol methylase UbiE produces the protein MAVSPEEKAKRVRRLFAEIAPRYDLLNRLLSFGADQGWRRRAVRLALERHPRRLLDLATGTGDLALLLKEAAPWAEVVGADFAPPMLELARKKAWERGLEVRFLEADALALPFPEAAFDAITIAFGFRNFADYGKALQELHRVLAPGGRLVVLEFPPPPKGAFGLVYRLYFQRLLPLLGGLISGSFRAYRYLPESVEAFPPPEALKALMEGAGFGVRYELLTFGVAAIHVGDKA, from the coding sequence GTGGCGGTTTCGCCGGAGGAGAAGGCCAAGCGGGTGCGGCGTCTCTTTGCCGAGATCGCCCCCCGGTACGACCTCCTGAACCGGCTCCTTTCCTTCGGGGCCGACCAGGGCTGGCGCCGCCGGGCGGTGCGCCTGGCCCTGGAGAGGCATCCCCGGCGCCTCCTGGACCTGGCCACGGGCACGGGGGACCTGGCCCTCCTCCTGAAGGAGGCCGCCCCCTGGGCGGAGGTGGTGGGGGCGGACTTCGCCCCCCCCATGCTGGAGCTTGCCCGCAAGAAGGCGTGGGAGCGGGGCTTGGAGGTGCGCTTCCTGGAGGCGGACGCCCTGGCCCTCCCCTTCCCCGAGGCCGCCTTCGACGCCATCACCATCGCCTTCGGCTTCCGCAACTTCGCCGACTACGGGAAGGCCCTCCAGGAGCTCCACCGGGTCCTGGCCCCGGGGGGCAGGCTGGTGGTCCTGGAGTTTCCCCCGCCCCCCAAAGGGGCCTTCGGCCTGGTCTACCGCCTCTACTTCCAGAGGCTGCTCCCCCTCCTCGGGGGGCTCATCTCCGGGAGCTTCCGCGCCTACCGCTACCTGCCGGAGAGCGTGGAGGCCTTCCCCCCCCCTGAGGCCCTGAAGGCCCTCATGGAGGGGGCGGGGTTTGGGGTGCGCTACGAGCTTCTCACCTTCGGGGTGGCGGCCATCCACGTGGGGGACAAGGCCTAA
- a CDS encoding flavin reductase family protein: MRLLSPEGPLPAFYHYYPGVPAVVGARLGERVNFCPAVWNTGLSADPPLFGVALSPKRFTHGLLLETRRFSASFHPHAQAALVQRLGSVSGREVDKGQAPHFLGRTGVPVLEGAYAAYELELLEVHTFGDHDLFVGKVVAVWEEEGLLDEKGRPKPGLSLLYYGKGLYGRPAEEAFAPWRHPTRTLSARGPRQTGGRGFGLEAGRVRRKRA, translated from the coding sequence ATGCGCCTCTTGTCACCTGAGGGCCCCCTCCCCGCCTTCTACCACTACTACCCCGGGGTCCCCGCGGTGGTGGGGGCGCGCCTGGGGGAGCGGGTGAACTTCTGCCCCGCGGTGTGGAACACCGGGCTTTCCGCCGACCCGCCCCTCTTCGGGGTGGCCTTAAGCCCCAAGCGCTTCACCCATGGGCTTCTCCTGGAGACCCGCCGCTTTTCCGCAAGCTTTCACCCCCACGCCCAGGCGGCTTTGGTGCAGCGGTTGGGGAGCGTCTCGGGCCGGGAGGTGGACAAGGGGCAGGCCCCCCACTTCCTCGGCCGCACCGGGGTGCCCGTCCTCGAGGGGGCCTACGCCGCCTACGAGCTGGAGCTCCTCGAGGTCCACACCTTCGGCGACCACGACCTCTTCGTGGGCAAGGTGGTGGCGGTGTGGGAAGAAGAGGGCCTTTTGGACGAGAAGGGTAGGCCCAAGCCCGGGCTTTCCCTCCTCTACTACGGCAAGGGGCTCTACGGCCGCCCCGCGGAGGAGGCCTTCGCCCCGTGGCGCCACCCCACGCGGACTCTGTCCGCGCGGGGGCCCCGGCAGACGGGTGGGCGGGGCTTCGGTCTCGAGGCGGGAAGGGTAAGGCGGAAAAGGGCATGA